The Tenebrio molitor chromosome 7, icTenMoli1.1, whole genome shotgun sequence region caaatatatttttcctttattttgcTGCTATTCGCGATCGCTTAGGTATTTGCCCAAATGACATTAGAACTCCTTCTATGACATAGGGCATCTGTCCGACCACGTCATCTGGGGTCATATACACTGAGGGTGGTAAAGTAGCACCACCTGCCACTAAATGAGAAACTTCTTCCAGAACCTCCACTTTTGCAGAAGTTAACAGTACCAATTGACCAGAAGCCACATCGACTCCTCTAACAATCcctaaaatttgattttgtaaaatttatttgcaaaaataaaatatattctgAATTTACCCCAACCAagacatttgaaaatatttaacagcTCATCCTCCACAGTACATAACGCCACCAAACACGCATTTACGGCAGCTGGATGTATAAAATCTCCTCTCAAATCTGTGATATTTacgtgttttaaattaattttatacagtggtgatttagttttaaaaagtGAATTTGAATCTGTCATGTTACTAACATGAGACAAAATGCACATTTCCCTCAACTGTCTTGACTCAGCAGTCCAACCCTCATTTTGGTCACACATTGACTCAATTTGATGCAAATTGTAGTCAAGAGTTGAAGAAGTGGAGTGAAACAATTTGGCATTCTCTCTGACCACTTCTGCACTCAAAAGaaacttgtaattttttttagcatCTTGACtagaaatttgtaaaatgtcaGTAGGGTGTACACATGCAATCACAGCAGACAAAATATTAATTCCAATCCCATGAGTGTACCccatgtaattaattaatgttggTGCTTCGGTACAAGTGGCATGGAGCAACTGCTTCACACTAGCTATGTACTTGTCTGGCTCATAGGCTAtattaatatttgacaatattgacctaaaacaaattaaaataattattggcGTAACAGTTTTTCTTATTACCTTTCTGATGCCTGCAAATGAGTGTAATTAGGACCAAACACAGGTTTCTCCACTTTTACAATTGAAATGCAGCCAGGTACAGTAAATTCTGATTGGCCAGGGTCTAGATCAACTATCCTAACTGCATTAAATCTCATCAAGAGTCTGTTAATTGCATAACGCAAAAAAGTAGTCTTTCCTACACCTTTCCCTCCACAAATCAtcatttttgttgatttggtTATACCATCAATTATGTAATCCCACTGTGGATTGATTTTaagaaaattccaatttcCCTCCTTTGGTTGGAAAACTACGCGcggtaatttgaaattgtcgtCTTTAGGAAGAATCTGTTGTGTCATGTGTTtttcaacaaacaaaatatttgggTCATGCAATTTTTTGCACATGATTATTgcacatttttttgtcaaccTGATTTTGTTTGAAAGTTTTGAATCAAGCAAATAATTTCCAACAGGAATATCTGTTTCAgtgatgttttttaaaaaaagcagTGAAGTGCCTCTCGGTGAATACATATTCATTTCTGGGCAATTCTTTGTGATTTTGTAGCCTAAAACCTCAATCTCACCTTGAAGCACTGAGATTTTGCATAaaccattaaaataaatggtATTATCATTATCTAGAATGACAATAGTTCCTTCctctgtaaaataaaattgtggaTCTTGCCCAACTGATTTACTAGTAACAATGATGTTACCACTTTCTGACAAATCTTCAgttttattcttatttttctttatctcATCATAAAGCTCTACTTCTTCCAATACTCTCTCAGTTGAAGAATCATTAGTTactgattttattttacttttcttaatttttaatttttttttctgaagtaTCAAAGAACTGTCAATTCTTTCTTTATTGTATTTCATTCCTTTTGATTCATTTTTTAGAGGTGATATAATTTCTGTGTCATCTCCACAGTTCTCATCTATAAATTCATCAATTATGCTGCTATATGAGTAGGAGCAAGAATCGTTTTCATCActggaaatttcaaaactgttTTCTGTTACAGTACTAGAAATATTATTAACTTCAAAATCAGACACCACAATCTCAGCACTTTCACTTTCTGACTTCGATGGTGTTAGTTTCAAAGGTTCAAAACGTTCGACACGAAAATCTGTTTCTCGATATGATTTAACACCACTAATATTCTTACTTTCGTCACTATCTGAATCAAAACTAGCTTCTTGAAAAATTCTACTCGTGGGAAGCTTTGAACgtttccacaattttttctctttaaggcgttttttggcttttctttTTCGACTGACCTTGCTAGCAGAGCTATTATTCtccattatttttaaaaactgagCAATTAGCAGGAATGCGGAATAATATTGTTATTCTAACCTCAAATGTCCCACATGTTTTTGACAACGGCAACACGGCAACATTCAAGCTCACCAACCtgacaagaaatttttttctgatcaaCAATATCgacattaaaataattcaatttttgtatttacaaACTGGTTAAATTTAGATTGTTACAACAAAGAACCTAAATTTAGATTAACATTCTTTGATTATAGTCAATATTCGTcatcattaataatttaaaatgatgaaACTAGATTGGTGACTTTTCCTTTCTCGGGTTGGCAGAACGCCAAgggattttaaatttgatttgacTATTCGCGAAATGTAACGGCTTTTCCACAGTCTgtgatttttgtgtttttgtagTCATTTTTTAGTGAGCGTTTTAGTTGCACGAGTTAACTAAATTTAGAATTGTCTGTTATATTATTTGACGTGATTTACTATGTCCCAGTTTAAGTTTGTGGctgaaatgaataatttactGACAGTTGAAGGCCCTTTAACCAAAGGGCCTCCCCCCCGATGGCAGCGAAAAGGTCAAGAAAATTATCAGTCGACGAGTAATTTAAGTCTGAATTCTTCCAAACAAAAGTCATTCTCGACATCTGTAACAAAAACACCACCGACAAAAGCAGGTGGGAGCGACATTGTGAGAAGCAAAAAAACTCCATCCAAAACGCCATCAGGCAAAAACAAATCCGGCGGTTCTACAACTCCGACCCCGAACAAGGGCGCCAAAACCCCGGTTGCGGATCGTTTCATCCCCGTCAGGAGCACGAGCAATTTCGATTTGGCCCACTACAAGCTAAATCAGGATGAAAACACTTCGAGCAGCCCCACACGCAAAGAATTGCAAAGAGTGATGTGTGAGAATTTACACGGGGGCGACATCGACTCTCAAAAGATACTCTCGTACAGGAACAAGCCACCCTCTGCCCCAGAGGGTTTCATGAATCCAATGCGTGTCATTTACACACAAACCAAAACGCCGGCGTCAGTGAAAAGTAACAGCAGGTACATTCCACACGCCCCGGATCGGATCCTCGACGCGCCCGATATCGTCGACGATTATTATCTGAATCTGATGGACTGGAATTCTGGTAACTTGTTAGCCGTCGCCCTAGGAGCGCATGTCTACTTATGGAACGcgggttaataatttttaattaatcactatgatttttgattaatttttaaaattcaggTACTGGCAACATTGAGGACCTCCTCGAACTGCAGGGCAACGACTACGTCTGTTCCTTGTCGTGGATCCAAGACGGCGACCATTTAGCGGTGGGCACCACCAACGGAACGGTGGAACTATGGGACTGCACCCGGGTCAAGCGTCTAAGAATCATGGACGGTCATTCCGCCCGCGTGGGGTCGCTCTCTTGGAACTCGTACGTCCTGACAAGCGGCTGTCGGAGTGGCCAAATCATCCACCACGACGTCCGCCAACGCGAACACGTGGTCACCACCCTTTCTGGACACACTCAAGAAGTCTGTGGCTTGAAATGGTCGCCGGACGGCAGATACTTGGCAAGCGGAGGCAATGACAACGTTCTCAATATCTGGCAGAGCGTGTCGGGAGGGCATCACTCCCAAAACCAACCCCTTCATGTTTTCACAGCGCATCAAGCTGCTGTGAAGGCGCTAGCGTGGTGTCCTTGGCAAAGTCACGTTCTAGCCAGTGGCGGGGGTACCGCCGACAGACACATCAGATTTTGGAATTGTAACGCAGGGTCTTGTATCAACTCTGTGGATACCAAGTCGCAAGTTTGCGCATTGTTGTGGAGTACCAATTACAAAGAGATTATTTCTGGTCACGGATTTGCTAATAATGAACTGATCATTTGGAAGTATCCCGCGATGACCAAAGTTGCTGAGCTGACTGGACACACTGCACGGGTTTTACATCTGGCGATGTCTCCAGATGGCACTACTGTACTTTCTGCAGGAGCAGATGAAACGTTAAGGCTGTGGAAATGTT contains the following coding sequences:
- the LOC138134341 gene encoding polynucleotide 5'-hydroxyl-kinase NOL9; this translates as MENNSSASKVSRKRKAKKRLKEKKLWKRSKLPTSRIFQEASFDSDSDESKNISGVKSYRETDFRVERFEPLKLTPSKSESESAEIVVSDFEVNNISSTVTENSFEISSDENDSCSYSYSSIIDEFIDENCGDDTEIISPLKNESKGMKYNKERIDSSLILQKKKLKIKKSKIKSVTNDSSTERVLEEVELYDEIKKNKNKTEDLSESGNIIVTSKSVGQDPQFYFTEEGTIVILDNDNTIYFNGLCKISVLQGEIEVLGYKITKNCPEMNMYSPRGTSLLFLKNITETDIPVGNYLLDSKLSNKIRLTKKCAIIMCKKLHDPNILFVEKHMTQQILPKDDNFKLPRVVFQPKEGNWNFLKINPQWDYIIDGITKSTKMMICGGKGVGKTTFLRYAINRLLMRFNAVRIVDLDPGQSEFTVPGCISIVKVEKPVFGPNYTHLQASERSILSNINIAYEPDKYIASVKQLLHATCTEAPTLINYMGYTHGIGINILSAVIACVHPTDILQISSQDAKKNYKFLLSAEVVRENAKLFHSTSSTLDYNLHQIESMCDQNEGWTAESRQLREMCILSHVSNMTDSNSLFKTKSPLYKINLKHVNITDLRGDFIHPAAVNACLVALCTVEDELLNIFKCLGWGIVRGVDVASGQLVLLTSAKVEVLEEVSHLVAGGATLPPSVYMTPDDVVGQMPYVIEGVLMSFGQIPKRSRIAAK
- the fzy gene encoding cell division cycle protein 20 homolog, yielding MSQFKFVAEMNNLLTVEGPLTKGPPPRWQRKGQENYQSTSNLSLNSSKQKSFSTSVTKTPPTKAGGSDIVRSKKTPSKTPSGKNKSGGSTTPTPNKGAKTPVADRFIPVRSTSNFDLAHYKLNQDENTSSSPTRKELQRVMCENLHGGDIDSQKILSYRNKPPSAPEGFMNPMRVIYTQTKTPASVKSNSRYIPHAPDRILDAPDIVDDYYLNLMDWNSGNLLAVALGAHVYLWNAGTGNIEDLLELQGNDYVCSLSWIQDGDHLAVGTTNGTVELWDCTRVKRLRIMDGHSARVGSLSWNSYVLTSGCRSGQIIHHDVRQREHVVTTLSGHTQEVCGLKWSPDGRYLASGGNDNVLNIWQSVSGGHHSQNQPLHVFTAHQAAVKALAWCPWQSHVLASGGGTADRHIRFWNCNAGSCINSVDTKSQVCALLWSTNYKEIISGHGFANNELIIWKYPAMTKVAELTGHTARVLHLAMSPDGTTVLSAGADETLRLWKCFVKNPIKTKTGVQAHDKPSILKQCIR